From one Alicyclobacillus acidocaldarius subsp. acidocaldarius Tc-4-1 genomic stretch:
- a CDS encoding (Fe-S)-binding protein: MVNEPTAVAEKRSDFRFPDAPEEEKYSVCVHCGFCLEVCPTYQAWGDENHSPRGRVYLIKACAEGELPLDDSVIDPVFTCLDCRACETVCPSGVQVGALVEEARGQVFYARDAEGKRDPIMRFFLRGVFPRPARLRAIRRLMRFYQRSGLRRLARATGMLNVLPAQMREMEDVIPDIGRGPAIDVLPETMAPKGEKKATAALFTGCVMDVFFSDVNEATARVLVRNGVEVRVPKGQLCCGALQVHAGDRDMARVMAKRNIEVFEQSGADYIAINAAGCGAALKEYPELFRDDPAWRDRAVQFSSRVRDISQLLVEVGFDPPKAELPMTVTYHDACHLCHAQKIRYEPRSLLKSVPGLTLREMPDSDRCCGSAGIYNLTHPAMANELLERKMDDVPAGVEAIVMGNPGCMMQIRLGVKRRNQPLRVMHTVEVLDLAYQREGSR; this comes from the coding sequence ATGGTGAACGAGCCCACGGCCGTCGCGGAGAAAAGGTCTGACTTTCGCTTTCCGGACGCGCCCGAGGAGGAAAAGTACTCCGTCTGCGTGCACTGCGGCTTCTGTCTGGAGGTCTGCCCCACCTATCAAGCCTGGGGCGACGAGAACCATTCGCCCCGCGGGCGCGTCTACCTCATTAAGGCGTGCGCAGAAGGTGAACTGCCGCTCGACGACAGCGTGATCGATCCCGTCTTTACCTGCCTTGACTGCCGGGCCTGCGAGACCGTGTGCCCGTCCGGTGTGCAAGTGGGGGCGCTCGTCGAGGAAGCACGCGGACAGGTGTTTTACGCGCGTGACGCGGAAGGAAAGCGGGATCCCATCATGCGCTTCTTCCTGCGCGGCGTGTTTCCGCGCCCTGCGCGCCTTCGCGCCATCCGCCGCCTGATGCGGTTCTACCAGCGTTCGGGTCTCAGGCGCTTGGCGCGCGCCACCGGCATGCTGAACGTGCTTCCCGCGCAGATGCGCGAGATGGAAGACGTCATTCCGGACATCGGGCGAGGGCCCGCCATCGACGTCCTGCCGGAAACCATGGCACCAAAGGGAGAGAAGAAAGCCACAGCGGCGCTTTTCACGGGCTGTGTCATGGACGTGTTCTTCTCCGACGTGAACGAGGCCACCGCCCGCGTCCTGGTGCGAAATGGCGTCGAGGTGCGCGTGCCTAAAGGTCAGCTTTGCTGCGGCGCCCTCCAGGTGCACGCGGGCGATCGCGACATGGCCCGCGTGATGGCGAAGCGAAACATCGAGGTGTTCGAGCAGTCGGGAGCCGACTATATTGCCATCAACGCGGCTGGCTGCGGCGCCGCGCTGAAGGAATACCCGGAGCTCTTCCGGGACGATCCGGCCTGGCGGGATCGCGCCGTGCAGTTTTCCTCTCGCGTGCGGGACATCTCGCAACTCCTCGTCGAGGTGGGCTTCGATCCGCCGAAGGCCGAGCTGCCGATGACGGTGACCTACCACGACGCCTGCCACCTCTGTCACGCGCAGAAGATCCGGTACGAGCCGAGATCGCTCCTCAAGTCGGTGCCGGGCCTGACGCTTCGCGAGATGCCGGATTCCGACCGCTGCTGCGGCAGTGCGGGCATCTACAATCTCACGCATCCGGCGATGGCCAACGAACTGCTCGAGCGCAAGATGGACGACGTGCCCGCGGGCGTGGAGGCGATTGTCATGGGCAATCCCGGCTGCATGATGCAGATCCGGCTCGGCGTCAAGCGCAGGAACCAGCCCTTGCGCGTCATGCACACCGTCGAAGTGCTCGATCTCGCCTATCAGAGGGAGGGATCGCGATGA
- a CDS encoding FAD-binding oxidoreductase, protein MPLQSKPLPVETADAFHRATGLRARAVPMCTVHPGESSKDTCAAEANCEADVMAVLAFAREHRLTVLPYGSGRHLAYGPPGEVPDLALTLRPMNRVTSFSPGDLVVSAEPGITIGELASVLGQHGLMLPFDPPAPADATLGGLLSAGLSGPRRALYGSLRDLAISLRVALADGRVIRTGAKVVKNVAGYDMTKLFIGACGTLGVVTEITLKLRPLPMHRETALVRGPAASLTELRSRIAQSTLVPSRLEMVWHADLGSDFVLAVDCDEPRPSAKAQTDAIRAMSRDLGLAMDVVEGESADAWWADLAQRLAERQVCIRLQGPPTSLLAAMPRAVEAASALAERAESVTLSAGGLTGVARIAFQPARAIADRQAPFGAIADLAAGASLDMVVERAPAEVRAKHQPVFAPASLALMQRLKQTFDPDHLLSPGRFWGGM, encoded by the coding sequence GTGCCGCTTCAATCCAAGCCACTGCCGGTCGAAACCGCGGATGCGTTCCACCGGGCGACGGGGCTTCGAGCTCGCGCCGTGCCCATGTGCACCGTCCATCCCGGCGAGTCGTCCAAGGACACCTGCGCCGCGGAGGCCAACTGCGAGGCGGACGTGATGGCCGTGCTCGCCTTCGCTCGGGAGCACCGGCTGACCGTGCTGCCCTACGGGTCCGGCCGCCACCTCGCCTACGGCCCGCCGGGTGAGGTCCCGGACCTTGCGCTCACGCTTCGGCCCATGAACCGCGTGACGAGCTTCTCTCCGGGCGATCTCGTCGTCTCCGCGGAGCCCGGCATCACTATCGGGGAACTGGCGAGCGTTCTCGGCCAACACGGACTCATGCTGCCGTTCGATCCGCCCGCGCCTGCCGATGCCACCTTGGGCGGCCTGCTCTCGGCGGGGCTCAGCGGCCCGCGCCGCGCTCTTTACGGAAGCCTGCGCGATCTCGCCATTTCGCTCCGCGTCGCCCTCGCGGATGGGCGCGTCATTCGGACGGGTGCAAAGGTCGTGAAAAACGTCGCCGGCTACGACATGACCAAGCTGTTCATCGGCGCGTGCGGCACGCTCGGCGTCGTGACGGAGATCACCCTGAAACTCCGGCCCTTGCCGATGCACCGCGAGACCGCTCTCGTGCGCGGCCCAGCCGCATCGCTTACCGAACTGCGCTCGCGCATTGCGCAGTCGACGCTCGTGCCAAGCCGCCTCGAAATGGTGTGGCATGCGGACCTGGGCTCGGACTTCGTCCTTGCCGTCGATTGCGACGAGCCGAGACCCTCTGCCAAAGCGCAGACGGACGCCATCCGCGCCATGTCGCGCGATCTCGGCCTCGCCATGGACGTCGTCGAAGGTGAGTCTGCGGACGCATGGTGGGCGGATCTCGCGCAACGCCTCGCGGAGCGCCAGGTCTGTATCCGCTTACAGGGCCCGCCCACATCGCTTCTCGCCGCCATGCCGCGCGCGGTGGAAGCGGCGTCTGCACTCGCCGAGCGAGCCGAAAGCGTCACGCTTTCCGCCGGTGGGCTCACCGGCGTCGCGCGCATCGCGTTCCAACCGGCTCGCGCCATCGCTGACCGCCAGGCGCCGTTCGGCGCCATCGCGGATCTGGCGGCCGGTGCCTCGCTCGACATGGTGGTGGAACGCGCGCCCGCCGAGGTCCGCGCGAAGCATCAGCCGGTCTTCGCGCCCGCGTCGCTCGCCCTGATGCAGCGGCTCAAACAGACGTTTGATCCCGACCACCTCTTATCGCCAGGCCGCTTTTGGGGAGGGATGTGA
- the pgaC gene encoding poly-beta-1,6-N-acetyl-D-glucosamine synthase: MKNPGCRLGVCRWKCIVHNIFVSRLAQRLQARAIRRGDSAGSPRWKPESSEEQTAHGLSFLFLYPFVMSIVWMVGGCVYAWWRERRTSPEPPDLPETPFVSILVPCHNEGDVLEDTIGRMLQLDYPAYEIVALNDGSTDDTRAVLERMADRDARVRVVNLPVQRGKAHALNVGLVASRGEILVTVDADAVLAKDALRFLVWHFVAPGSERVGAVTGNPRIRNRGTLLGKIQVLEYASIIGLIKRAQCVLGKIMTVSGVIAAFRKRALVDCGMWDEDMVTDDIAVSWKLERRAWDIRYEPRALCFMWAPERLRSLIRQRARWAQGGVEVLIRNASVLWTSKNRRMIPLYVEELLGIAWAYLWVVSLVWTLAFDAAHGIPWTYVAEAGTWLGLTSLVQTAIALWIEQRYERDSLWRYYFYAIWYPAAYWMIGAFVVV, translated from the coding sequence ATGAAAAATCCGGGCTGCCGCTTGGGCGTGTGCCGTTGGAAATGCATCGTGCACAACATATTCGTATCGAGGCTTGCGCAGCGGCTGCAAGCTCGCGCGATCCGGCGCGGGGACTCGGCCGGATCGCCGCGGTGGAAGCCCGAGTCCAGTGAGGAGCAAACGGCGCATGGTCTATCATTTCTTTTCCTGTATCCCTTTGTCATGAGCATCGTCTGGATGGTGGGCGGATGCGTCTACGCCTGGTGGCGAGAACGCCGCACCTCCCCCGAACCGCCGGATCTCCCAGAGACGCCGTTTGTGTCCATCCTCGTCCCCTGTCACAACGAAGGAGATGTCCTCGAGGACACCATCGGCCGGATGCTTCAGTTGGATTATCCAGCGTATGAAATTGTCGCGCTGAATGACGGCAGCACAGACGACACGCGCGCGGTGCTGGAGCGCATGGCAGACCGCGATGCCCGGGTGCGCGTGGTGAACCTGCCCGTCCAGCGCGGAAAGGCGCACGCGCTCAACGTTGGGCTCGTCGCGTCCCGAGGCGAGATCCTCGTAACCGTGGACGCGGACGCCGTATTGGCGAAGGACGCGCTTCGGTTCCTCGTGTGGCACTTCGTGGCGCCGGGCAGCGAGCGCGTCGGCGCCGTGACGGGCAACCCGCGCATTCGAAACCGCGGTACGTTGCTCGGTAAGATTCAGGTGCTGGAGTACGCGAGCATCATCGGGCTCATTAAGCGCGCGCAGTGCGTACTCGGCAAGATCATGACCGTCTCCGGCGTCATTGCGGCGTTCCGCAAGCGTGCCCTGGTGGACTGCGGGATGTGGGACGAGGACATGGTGACAGACGACATCGCGGTGTCGTGGAAACTCGAGCGCAGAGCCTGGGACATCCGGTACGAGCCGCGAGCGCTCTGCTTCATGTGGGCGCCCGAACGCCTGCGAAGCCTCATCCGACAGCGCGCGCGTTGGGCGCAGGGCGGCGTAGAGGTCCTCATCCGCAACGCCTCGGTCCTTTGGACCTCGAAGAATCGGCGCATGATCCCGCTCTATGTGGAAGAACTTCTGGGCATCGCCTGGGCGTACCTTTGGGTGGTGAGCCTCGTGTGGACCCTGGCCTTTGATGCGGCGCACGGTATTCCTTGGACGTACGTGGCGGAGGCGGGGACGTGGCTCGGCCTGACCTCGCTCGTGCAGACCGCGATCGCCCTCTGGATTGAGCAGCGATACGAGCGCGACTCGCTCTGGCGCTACTATTTCTATGCCATCTGGTATCCGGCCGCGTATTGGATGATTGGCGCGTTTGTGGTGGTCTGA
- the pgaD gene encoding poly-beta-1,6-N-acetyl-D-glucosamine biosynthesis protein PgaD, whose product MSLPEKSRVEWDELVVRRGSRSTRPKRWFETAVTLTGWLWVAVVAVQVLTSALLWLLGWHKFHLYVLDLLPSATPLGVLRMGVTVAAMSAAVFIGWASFNRLRFGRLRRRRPPAPVSDAELAEMLGVPVGEIERWQREKVVDWPADR is encoded by the coding sequence ATGAGCCTGCCTGAGAAGTCGCGAGTGGAGTGGGATGAACTCGTTGTGCGGCGTGGGTCGCGATCGACTCGGCCGAAGCGCTGGTTCGAAACCGCGGTGACGCTGACGGGATGGCTATGGGTGGCCGTCGTGGCGGTGCAGGTCCTCACGTCCGCGCTGCTCTGGCTCCTTGGATGGCACAAGTTTCACTTGTACGTGCTCGATCTGCTGCCGAGCGCCACGCCGCTTGGCGTCCTTCGCATGGGCGTGACGGTCGCCGCGATGTCGGCCGCAGTGTTCATCGGCTGGGCCTCGTTCAACCGCCTGCGGTTCGGCCGCCTCCGCAGGCGCAGGCCACCCGCGCCCGTGTCCGACGCGGAACTGGCGGAAATGCTCGGCGTGCCTGTGGGCGAGATCGAACGGTGGCAGCGAGAAAAGGTCGTCGATTGGCCGGCAGACCGGTAA
- the pdo gene encoding protein disulfide oxidoreductase, with translation MLSSRDQAAIRERLADLQQPVVIKFFEASLGCPTCPEIRSLLRQVAELSDQLTLEVHNLYIDEEEAKKYGVDRAPTIVLTDGLREDYGVRFYGAPSGYEFATLLDDIRMMASGDSGLSASTKSRLAELKQPVDLKVFVTPTCPYCPAAVRLAHRFAFESPLVTASMIEATEFPEWATRFNVYGVPKTVINDSEAYALEGAVPEDVLLEQVLATQA, from the coding sequence ATGCTGTCCTCTCGGGATCAGGCGGCGATTCGCGAAAGGCTCGCGGATCTTCAACAGCCCGTCGTCATCAAGTTCTTTGAGGCGTCTCTCGGATGTCCGACGTGCCCGGAGATTCGCAGCCTTTTGCGGCAGGTCGCCGAATTGTCGGATCAGCTGACGCTTGAGGTGCACAATCTCTACATCGATGAGGAAGAAGCCAAGAAGTACGGCGTCGACCGCGCGCCGACCATCGTGTTGACGGACGGATTGCGCGAGGATTACGGCGTGCGCTTCTATGGGGCGCCGTCGGGGTACGAATTTGCGACGCTTTTGGACGACATTCGCATGATGGCAAGCGGGGACTCGGGCCTTTCCGCGAGTACAAAGAGCCGCCTCGCGGAGCTGAAACAGCCCGTGGATCTCAAGGTGTTTGTCACGCCGACGTGTCCGTACTGCCCGGCAGCGGTCAGGCTTGCGCACCGGTTTGCGTTTGAGTCGCCACTTGTAACCGCGAGCATGATTGAGGCGACCGAGTTCCCCGAGTGGGCTACGCGGTTCAACGTCTATGGCGTGCCGAAGACGGTCATCAACGATTCGGAGGCGTACGCTTTGGAGGGCGCGGTGCCGGAGGACGTCCTGCTGGAGCAGGTCCTCGCGACACAGGCGTGA
- a CDS encoding SRPBCC family protein — MEFHLDAPVEAVWRALTESELLIQWMFFKENTFRPIVGHRFYFKMQGTDEWNGVVEGEVLAVEAPRRLVYTWESLGEKNEIEWKLEETAEGTTRLLLEQRNIQAEQAYQGARMGWEAVVQALERVAKALA; from the coding sequence ATGGAGTTTCATCTCGATGCGCCGGTGGAGGCCGTGTGGCGAGCTCTCACGGAATCCGAGCTTTTGATTCAGTGGATGTTTTTCAAAGAGAACACGTTCCGCCCGATTGTGGGGCATCGGTTCTACTTCAAGATGCAGGGGACCGACGAGTGGAATGGCGTCGTCGAAGGTGAAGTTCTCGCCGTGGAAGCGCCACGCCGCCTTGTGTACACCTGGGAGAGCCTCGGAGAGAAAAACGAGATCGAATGGAAGCTGGAAGAAACGGCCGAAGGTACGACGAGGCTCCTTCTGGAACAGCGCAACATTCAGGCTGAACAGGCTTACCAGGGTGCTCGCATGGGCTGGGAGGCGGTGGTCCAAGCTCTGGAGCGGGTGGCCAAGGCGCTCGCATGA
- a CDS encoding DUF1648 domain-containing protein — translation MPSVVGYQPPVGEVLQEPSLWICVGMAVLLITVGLFWRRVFLERGVKGFATAFWLLLACVPFLLAVNIIVSGLRSGWRLAGGVLQVRTDAGVTAVDLARAHAAWVTQNGVYGLADRLLGTNAGAYASGLFRLNNGQVAHVYVLAGAPRLAVSDGHALVILGTPGLDALVRHVSMGVVPAVPPTSVLPFHPVAGLVTLVVSAATLLVHVAMWHRYRTRVPDRVTSHWDVSGRPNGQMSRAGFYRWGLGVAIGLGILLTFVSCMTWVGCVLGALVEVAIALLWRMVWRVNTRPAHIA, via the coding sequence GTGCCGAGTGTTGTTGGGTATCAGCCTCCGGTGGGTGAGGTGCTGCAGGAACCGAGCCTTTGGATTTGTGTTGGAATGGCCGTTCTGCTCATCACAGTGGGGCTCTTTTGGCGCCGCGTCTTCCTGGAGCGTGGGGTCAAAGGTTTCGCGACTGCCTTTTGGCTGCTCCTCGCCTGTGTGCCGTTTCTTCTGGCGGTGAACATCATTGTCTCCGGTCTTCGAAGCGGGTGGCGGCTCGCCGGCGGCGTGCTGCAGGTGCGTACAGACGCTGGTGTGACCGCGGTCGATCTCGCCCGCGCGCACGCGGCCTGGGTGACCCAGAATGGCGTCTACGGCCTGGCGGATCGACTGCTCGGGACGAACGCGGGCGCGTATGCGAGCGGCTTGTTTCGCCTGAACAATGGGCAGGTGGCGCATGTGTACGTCCTTGCCGGTGCGCCTCGGCTCGCCGTATCGGATGGCCACGCGCTCGTCATTCTCGGCACGCCCGGACTCGACGCGCTGGTGCGCCATGTGTCCATGGGGGTCGTTCCCGCTGTGCCGCCCACAAGCGTCTTGCCCTTTCATCCTGTTGCAGGTCTTGTCACGCTCGTCGTCTCTGCCGCGACCCTGCTGGTTCACGTGGCCATGTGGCACCGCTACCGAACGCGCGTGCCGGATCGCGTGACGTCACACTGGGACGTGTCTGGGCGGCCCAATGGACAGATGAGCAGGGCTGGGTTCTACCGATGGGGGCTCGGCGTCGCCATTGGCCTGGGTATCTTGCTCACTTTCGTCTCATGCATGACCTGGGTGGGGTGTGTCTTGGGGGCGCTTGTCGAAGTAGCCATTGCTCTTCTTTGGAGGATGGTATGGCGCGTTAACACTCGACCAGCGCATATCGCGTGA
- a CDS encoding cyclase family protein has product MPKVYDVSMLIHEGMQVYKNKDEKRPKFETTSDFQTGSAHETRLHLDAHTGTHIDAELHMVPGGKTIETVGLDKLIGPCRVIDLTGVQDGITRADLEPHAPKAGEFLLFKTRNSFEETFNFEFIYLKEDGARYLAEIGVRGVGTDGLGVERSQPDHATHVALLSKDIVVLEGLRLKDVPAGTYFMIALPLKLSGIDAAPARVILFEGLEPGTLTFA; this is encoded by the coding sequence ATGCCGAAAGTGTACGACGTGAGCATGCTGATCCACGAGGGCATGCAGGTGTACAAGAATAAAGACGAGAAGCGGCCGAAATTTGAAACCACGTCCGACTTCCAAACCGGGTCTGCGCACGAGACCCGGTTGCACCTGGACGCCCACACCGGCACGCACATCGACGCCGAGCTGCACATGGTGCCGGGGGGCAAGACCATCGAGACCGTCGGACTGGACAAGCTCATCGGCCCGTGCCGCGTGATTGACCTGACCGGCGTGCAGGACGGCATCACGCGCGCCGACCTCGAGCCGCACGCGCCGAAGGCGGGCGAGTTTCTGCTCTTCAAGACGCGCAATTCGTTCGAGGAGACGTTTAACTTCGAGTTCATTTACCTGAAGGAAGACGGCGCCCGCTACCTCGCCGAGATCGGCGTGCGCGGCGTGGGAACGGACGGCCTTGGTGTCGAGCGATCCCAACCGGACCACGCGACGCACGTAGCCCTTCTGTCGAAGGACATCGTGGTGCTCGAGGGGCTGCGGCTGAAGGATGTGCCAGCGGGCACGTACTTCATGATTGCGCTGCCGCTCAAACTTTCCGGGATTGACGCCGCGCCCGCGCGGGTCATTCTCTTCGAGGGGCTTGAACCTGGGACTCTCACGTTCGCCTGA
- the zwf gene encoding glucose-6-phosphate dehydrogenase, with product MGVESQVNTRRQVPPHVFVLFGATGDLAHRKLFPALYQLEKKGLLPDGMSIVGTARRSYTDDTFRDEVRKALDSFVKEGVEEDVWSRLAPRIHYIAGNVDNEDDFRKLADFVAEIEKEKDHGGNRLFYLSMAPRFFGETALNLKKAGLADTKGWRRLIIEKPFGHDYQSAAELNQELSTAFSEDEIFRIDHYLGKEMVQNIEVIRFANSMFGPLWDNRSIACVQITSSETVGVEDRASYYETAGALRDMVQNHMLQMVMMVAMEPPSRLHTEAIRDEKVKVLRSLRAYREDEVGQYVVRGQYAAGEIDGKPVPGYREEPGVAPDSKTETFVAAKLFIDNFRWAGVPFYIRTGKRMPKKSTEIVIQFRNMPEHLYFNQDGKLGPNLLVIRINPVEGMYLQLNVKRPGTENVVVPVALEFSQPADKSPEAYERLLHDAMHGDSTFFTRWDEVALAWKFVDPIANAFAEDRVPLDTYKAGTWGPKASDDLVQPNPGLWWPLYGNESPMQDLERAVGHLVEVKR from the coding sequence ATGGGAGTGGAGAGCCAGGTCAACACCCGCAGGCAGGTGCCGCCGCACGTCTTCGTGCTGTTCGGCGCAACGGGCGATCTCGCCCACCGCAAGCTGTTCCCTGCCCTGTATCAGCTCGAGAAGAAGGGGCTGTTGCCGGACGGGATGAGCATTGTCGGCACCGCGCGTCGCAGTTACACGGACGACACGTTCCGCGACGAGGTGCGCAAGGCGCTCGATTCGTTCGTGAAGGAGGGAGTCGAGGAGGACGTCTGGTCGCGACTCGCGCCGCGCATTCACTACATCGCGGGCAACGTCGACAACGAGGACGACTTCCGGAAGCTCGCCGATTTCGTGGCCGAGATCGAGAAAGAGAAAGACCACGGCGGGAATCGGCTGTTCTACCTCTCGATGGCGCCGCGCTTCTTCGGAGAGACGGCGCTCAACCTGAAGAAGGCGGGGCTTGCCGACACGAAGGGCTGGCGTCGGCTCATCATCGAGAAGCCGTTCGGCCACGACTACCAGTCCGCGGCAGAGCTCAACCAGGAGCTGTCGACCGCGTTTTCCGAAGACGAGATCTTCCGCATCGATCACTACCTCGGCAAGGAGATGGTGCAGAACATCGAGGTGATCCGCTTCGCCAACTCGATGTTCGGGCCGCTTTGGGACAACCGTTCCATCGCCTGCGTCCAGATCACATCGAGCGAGACGGTGGGCGTCGAGGACCGGGCGTCGTACTACGAGACAGCCGGGGCGCTGCGCGACATGGTGCAGAACCACATGCTGCAGATGGTGATGATGGTCGCCATGGAGCCGCCGAGCCGCCTGCACACGGAGGCCATCCGCGACGAGAAGGTGAAGGTGCTGCGGTCGCTTCGCGCCTACCGCGAGGACGAGGTCGGGCAGTACGTCGTGCGCGGCCAGTACGCTGCGGGCGAGATCGACGGCAAGCCTGTGCCGGGCTATCGCGAGGAGCCGGGTGTGGCGCCGGACTCGAAGACGGAGACCTTTGTCGCGGCGAAGCTCTTTATCGACAACTTCCGCTGGGCGGGCGTGCCCTTCTACATCCGCACAGGCAAGCGGATGCCGAAAAAGTCGACGGAGATTGTCATCCAGTTCCGCAACATGCCGGAGCACCTGTACTTCAACCAGGACGGCAAGCTCGGCCCGAACCTGCTCGTCATCCGTATCAACCCGGTCGAGGGCATGTACCTGCAGCTCAACGTCAAGCGGCCGGGGACGGAGAACGTCGTGGTGCCGGTTGCACTCGAGTTCAGCCAACCCGCCGACAAGTCGCCCGAGGCGTACGAGCGCCTGTTGCACGACGCGATGCACGGAGATTCGACGTTCTTCACGCGCTGGGACGAGGTGGCGCTCGCGTGGAAGTTCGTCGACCCCATTGCCAACGCGTTCGCTGAGGACCGCGTGCCGCTTGACACGTACAAGGCCGGCACGTGGGGCCCGAAGGCTTCGGACGATCTCGTCCAGCCGAATCCGGGCCTGTGGTGGCCGCTCTACGGGAACGAGTCGCCGATGCAGGATCTGGAACGGGCTGTCGGCCACCTCGTGGAGGTGAAGCGGTGA
- the prfB gene encoding peptide chain release factor 2 (programmed frameshift), with protein MAETYGELRQELKSMATRLADFGRSLDVAGKEHRIATLESLMAAPDFWDNPDRAQKIIAEMNGVKSVVDTMKRLESLHQDAEVALQLAQEEDDPDLFAEANRLAEQLKSEMDEFELQLMLSGEYDKNNAILELHPGAGGTESQDWASMLLRMYTRWAEDHGYKVEVLDYLPGEEAGIKSVTLLVKGHNAYGYLKAEKGVHRLVRISPFDASGRRHTSFASVDVIPEIAEDDDSIEIRPEELRIDTYRSTGAGGQHVNTTDSAVRITHIPTGIVVTCQSERSQIQNRARAMEILKSRLAAKRREEREQELAQLRGEQKEIAWGSQIRSYVFHPYSLVKDHRTNYETSNTQAVMDGEIDPFIHAYLRWQLAREQQRENEAVRDAT; from the exons ATGGCAGAGACGTACGGCGAGCTTCGCCAGGAACTGAAGAGCATGGCCACCAGGTTGGCGGATTTCGGGAGGTCTCTT GACGTCGCGGGCAAAGAGCACCGCATCGCGACGCTCGAGTCGCTGATGGCCGCGCCTGACTTCTGGGACAATCCCGACCGCGCCCAGAAGATCATCGCGGAGATGAACGGCGTGAAGTCGGTCGTCGACACGATGAAGCGGCTCGAGTCGCTTCATCAGGACGCTGAGGTGGCGCTGCAGCTCGCCCAGGAGGAGGACGATCCCGACCTGTTCGCCGAGGCCAACCGGCTGGCGGAGCAGTTGAAGTCCGAGATGGACGAGTTCGAGCTGCAGCTCATGCTGTCGGGCGAGTACGACAAGAACAACGCCATTCTGGAGCTGCACCCCGGCGCGGGCGGCACCGAGTCGCAGGACTGGGCCTCGATGCTCCTGCGCATGTACACGCGCTGGGCGGAGGATCACGGCTACAAGGTCGAGGTGCTCGACTACCTGCCCGGCGAAGAGGCGGGCATCAAGAGCGTCACGCTCCTCGTCAAGGGCCACAACGCATACGGGTATCTCAAAGCGGAGAAGGGCGTGCACCGGTTGGTCCGCATCTCCCCGTTTGATGCGTCGGGGCGACGGCACACCTCTTTTGCGTCGGTGGACGTCATTCCTGAAATTGCCGAGGACGACGACTCCATCGAGATCCGGCCGGAGGAGCTGCGCATCGACACGTACCGGTCCACCGGCGCCGGCGGCCAGCACGTGAACACCACCGACTCCGCGGTGCGCATCACGCACATTCCCACCGGGATTGTCGTGACGTGCCAGAGCGAGCGGTCTCAGATCCAGAACCGCGCCCGCGCAATGGAGATCCTGAAGTCGCGCCTCGCGGCCAAGCGCCGGGAGGAGCGGGAGCAGGAGCTCGCGCAGCTGCGCGGCGAGCAAAAGGAAATCGCCTGGGGCAGCCAGATCCGCTCGTACGTGTTCCACCCGTATTCGCTCGTGAAGGATCACCGGACGAATTACGAGACGTCGAACACGCAGGCGGTCATGGACGGCGAGATCGATCCCTTCATTCACGCGTACCTGCGCTGGCAGCTCGCGCGCGAACAGCAGCGCGAGAACGAGGCCGTGCGGGACGCGACATAA